TATCGAATGTAATTTAAGAGCATAGtatttatattacattacatttgtcTTGTTCGGTCTCTTTAGCTCCCATGTATTTGCCACAACGTTAGTCGATCGTTGGTAGTAATAGGCTAAAATATAGTTGTTTAATGTGACtaaatcatagactgtatattaacggtctatatCCTAAATAGCCTGTCATTAGAGTTCACTCATGCAATACGCCTCCTGACCAAAGGGTGGCGGTAAGCCTTCACTCAACCTGCGCAAAAGCGTTATGAGCGTTTAAATGGTCTTTGTTTTGGGAGGATTCCTAGATCCCCGTCTCCTTATTTGAAAACTAAAGAACAAAATGTATGACAGGTATGTTAGTTTGCTCATATACCCTTATGTTTTGTTAATGTAGAGGACACTTGCGGTTTGAAGACAGCGGGGCTCACTGTTAGCAAAGCCTTCCATCTTcctgtaatgttagctagcagcGTCCATCCGTCTTCTTTGTGCCAGCAATGTACCGTATGTGCTATAATCTCCACGTAGCTCACCTCTCCAGTTTGTATTGATGCATTTGACAGCAGAATGAATGTTAATGTATTCAAATAAGTCAACAGTTAAGATGGAAGAAAACCAGTATACATCATTGACGGTTCCTACGGATTATTTTCAGCAGTGGTGAGTTGGTGTTGGAGGTGGCAGGGTCATGGGAAACTTCTCATGTTATCGCCCTGACGTCTTCATTTTCATGCATgacatgaagaaaaataaacagcatttgacgcacgacatCATACATACCTGTATACTTTACATTTAGGCTTGTAGCAAGTGATAGTGTAATCATTAATGATAATaaccattttaataaaatggtTATTGACTTATAATTCAGGTATGTAGCAATGCATGTAATTAACTGGCAAATGTACTTGTCAGTTATTGTAACAATGTAATGAAACTGCGTTATGTGTAGGCCTACTCGGTAGCTGGTTTGACACATTTACGGATTTAAGGGTATAtcctacaatttaaaaaaattcaacagtTCTTCAACCATCACTTGCTAAAGGCTTCATAAATACACCTGCAGTGGCCCTTACTCAGCCTATTTGCCAATTTTAGAATGGGCATGATGGCTGTAAAAGACATTTTCATTCACATGTCTGACCTGTAGTGGTTTTCATATTGATCACAATCACAATGTTTTTGGAAGTCCTATCAATTGTTTGTATCTTCATTCTATTCTGGTCAGACTTACCTGAGCGCACAACAAAGTTGTTGTTAAAGACCTGTTTGTGGGTGcaatgtgtgagtgtttctaTGGTTCTAGTGTTTCTATTCTAGGCTTTATGCTCAAAACCAACCAAATGCATTAAAGCGATGACAAATACTTTCAGAGCTTGACTTACATACTCTAAACTGAATGAAATGTAGAGAATACAAACAGGTGTATATCAGCGCATGTATGTTTGTAAGTATTGTGTGTTGTAAGTTTGTCATACACACTTCCCCATTGAGCACCAGACATAATTTGTCCTTTCTTCCTGTGTCTGGGTCCTGTTTTGTTGTCTACTTTCCCCCTTCTCCCTTTAACGTTCTTCCTCCTCTCTACTTCTCTCATGCAACCTCTCTTTTCTAGGTACCAGTCCAGCCAGCAGCACCCAGAGGCGCAGTATGTGATGCCGTATCATAACACGGGCCATTACTCTGAAGGTCCCAGAGATGAGCTTGTCATGGCCGAGCTGTCGGTCCACCGCGAACCACCTGTTTACCAAGAACCTTTTTACCAGAACTATAACCCCCCGGCCCAAAATCACTACCAGGATCTGACCTACCAGCCAAACGTcagggagcagcagcagcagcagcagcagcagcagcagcagcagcagcagcagcagcagcagcatcctgCACACCTGCACCACCCTCAACACCAACATACAATACAGCAGCAGGAGCTGAGTGTTCAGCCCCAACCTCAGCCTGCTGGTCAACCACAAGGTATGGAATACACCAAAGTCATATTCCCCCACActgaaaacagtttttttagtaagttgtaattattttagtttagtAATTTCTACAACatgttcctcctctctctgtgctAGTTGTGACACCggtaaagaagaagagaggCCGGCCTCCTAAGCAGCAGGCGGAGGAGGGCAAgacacaggaggaggagaatgagATTGAAGCGGCAAAAAAAGCCAAGAGGGCTCTCAACCGCTTCAACGGCATGTCAGTGGCTGAGGTTATGGCCAAAACCCTGCCAGACGTTATATCCTATAATCTTGACATTTTGATAGTGAGTTATGTACTTGTGACATGTTACGAATgaatatatttgtttatttaagtAGTGAATTGGTGCCaggtatacaaaaaaaagatgtgaagACATTGTGTCTATTTGGCAAGGTcacaaaaaactgtaattttcaggtctgttgccatggtaacaccTTCATGTTTCTCCTCAGATTGGAATTAACCCAGGACTATTATCAGCCTTCAAAGGACGCCATTATCCAAACCCAGGAAACCATTTCTGTATGTtgaaattcaatttcatttctgACTTCAGGGAATACACGCCAAGACTTAGCTTAAAAGCATCAGGCTGAATTACAAAGGCATTTTCTAAAGTAATGtaacttttcattttgtgtgGCCATATAAATGGTGTCTTGGGTTTGAATATTTCACTCTATACACAAATGATGTTGCTTCATCGTTTCACCGCATCAATCAGACAACAGAATGCACATAATGCCTGCAACTTGTACCATGTTGAAAGATGTGGGTTTTTATATGTAACTTGGAAGTTTTAAAGTGGTCATTAAATGGGAATATAAACATTTAAGGGGTCTGTAGAAAATGTATTaatgccattttaaaatggatcTTCAATGGAGGTTTTTGCCAGACAGGTTTTCACAGGGTGAGGTTGCTTAAATCAGGGTGCACAATGATTTTAAAGCTCCCCAAGAACATTTATCACACTGAATATTTATCACTCCAGTATCAGCAGAGcacattattttacattaaaacatgtttatgcTAAAGTAGTCCTGAAGATTCAGTGCAGCTACAATGTCTGCAAAGTTCTGTAATTCTGGGTCCAGTGTATTGTCcagtgtaaaatgtattttatgtgtcTTGATAGTCACTAAGCTAACTAAAATGtcaattttctttcctttccagGGAAATGTCTGTTTCTTTCTGGTCTAACTGACGAGCAGCTCAACTACATGCATGACCAAAGCCTGCCGGAGAAATATAGCATTGGCTTTACCAACATGGTAGAGAGGACCACACCTGGTAGCAAGGACCTCTCTAggtgaatacaaaaaaacattgatctTTTAACTTATGTAAATAATTAGAGTAACTTAAGTTCACGCCTTTATACAGAATGATTTAAAGTTAGTGCAACAGTAGACTAAGACTGAATTCCAAGTGCTAATAAGAAAACGTTCTGGGCAAATATCCCGCCCGATGTAATCTTGTGTGTCACTTGAAACAAACGTAGCTCATTATTTTCTGGTTTTGTGTTCTGTCCCAGTAAGGAGATTCGTGAAGGAGGTCGACAGTTACTTGACAAGCTGCAGAAATACAAACCATTAATAGCAGCTTTTAATGGAAAAGGtacaaatattaaaacacttaaaaactaCTTCACTTTGTGAAAGTGTTTAGATGGCTTATTCATACAGCCATTGGGTAAGTTTAAAAGGGAAAATTGACATTTGTTAATCTTGTCAGGTATCTATGAAATCTTCTGCAAAGAAACCTTCGGTGTGAAGGCAAAGAATCTCGACTTTGGTCTACAGCCTTACAAAATCCCAGAAACTGAAACGGTAAGTTAAAACAATACCTGGATAACTCCTCAAATACACTCAACAATACAAATGACAATCCTCATTGCAAATTTCATTTTACCTAGGTGTGCTACTTGATGCCGTCATCAAGCCCCCGCTGTGCCCAGTTTCCCCGTGCCCAGGATAAGGTTCATTTCTACATCAAGCTGAAGGAACTGCGAGACCAGATGAAAGGCCTGGCACCGAGGCCCGAGGTGGAAGAGACACAGTACTCGTTCAATCTGCAGCTAGCTAAAGGTAAACCGTACAATTCCCTTTAGCTGTATaattagggtgaccagatgtcCCGAAAAATTCGGTACAGTTACGAAATCCAAGTAGTTTTCCCGAATCCTGCCCTGATTGTCCCAAACATTAGAGCAAAGTCTCGAGAGCAGACTCTTGAGTAGTTCTAGTCTGatagaacattaaaaactgtNNNNNNNNNNATTGAGTCGTCCTGCAGCCAGCTCCGTCTGCTTCTCATTGGCTGCAGCATTCAGGCGCGAAATTAGATAACACACATTGGTACTTTTCATTCATGTTGAAATGGAGGCTCAGGCTGGTGTCCCAGGACTCGATGAACACGTAGCTGAAAAGCAAAAACGTCTCTGCAGGTACCGGGAGGACTGGGCAGGGAAATACCCCTGGATAACTGCAGTTTTACGTGATGCAAACAAAACGTTTTGCAATGTACAGTGTACAGGAAGGACTTTGgtatcccccccctccccagtcCCAAATGTTACCTATTCTCATCCGGTCACCCTATGTATAGTACAGGTGTTGGATTGCAATTCATATTTGGCTTGTTTGGATACAAAGATATACTGTACCTGCTTATTGGGATTTTCCGAAACATAAGCAGGGTAcatctttgtcatttttatagATAGGTTTATGTGTACTGACATATTGATGTCTTCGATGAAGATCTAACACCTTGATGTTGCGTTTGTTCCGCAGAGGATGCTAAGAGGATGGCAATCAAAGAAGAGCAGTTGGATCCAGAGTATGAAAGCTGTAGTGGGCTGCATGGGGATGCAAAGCAAAACAGCAACTCCTCCTACTAAAAGATTCAGATGAGAGGAGAAGAAACAGGCCTGTCTGCTGTAGCAACAGGTAGTGTAGTTACCATGTAGTTCTACATATATTTAGTTGGAACCAGATAGAATTGGACTTAGTTTCAGGTGCATACACCCTAACTGTAAATAACTCTAAACCACTGTGACTGATTACCAAAGCAATTTAAAGAAGTCTGTTGATTTTCATACAACCACGATTTGAAGTGAACCCATGACCTTATCCATCCTGGAAGTAAAATTAGATTTGTCAGTTCGAAAAACATTTTAAGGCACGCACTACAGTTTTGGTAACACTGCATGCAGAAAATACCACAGGACACCTTTAAGTTTACATCACTTGTAGTATAAGtgacagaaaacacattaaacGTTGCCATTGgtcctttttaaaatatcttttggGTGATttctagaaataaaataaactgctGAACTATTCCAACATATTGGTTGATGACTTATAAATGCCTTCTGCAAGCAGCACAATCCATCTGTTTGGTTTGTATTGTGGTATCTTGCAGAAATGGACATTGTAGGCCATTCAGCGGACAACATGAAACGGAACCACAGCAGCTGGAGAGGTATCGCTCAACAGAAACCAGATATCAGCTGTACTAGTAGCATGATGCATCAATGAGGGTAAGAACCCCTCTGATGACACCACAAGAAAAGAGGAGTCATACAGTTTCCAGAGGCTTCGCAATGTGACGCACAAGGGAGAAAGTGCCCACAACGGTTACATTTTCTAATTCTCAAACAAACTGTGCATGTTTTTGGTGTtcttttttatcactatttATTGCATTTTGTAAGGTACGTGTCCAGTgacttatttttgtatttttaaagaatgacattttatgatttatcAGCTGTATAAAAAAGGGAATTGTACTCTGGAATCTGTAATTACAGAGTTATTAAATCTCTTCTAAAGCTGGCATGTTTATTGTCTTATTGTTTAgcattcatgtacagtatataaccaATAACGTAGGGAAACACACACGAGCCTAGAAAGCATGATTAATGCTTTTTCTTGAGTGGAAAGTCATATTTTCAAAGCTCCATGATTCCCAGCCGCTGTTCATTAAATCCACTGATGCATAGTTTAAATAAAGCTGCTgacaaacaacatttaaaaagctagaaaaaaatctgtcatcAAAATGTCAATGACACATTTAATGGATCAATTCATTTTTGTCTGGGTACAATATGTACGTAGCAACtgctatttaaaatacagataTAAAGAACACATTTCCTATTCTTGGAACCAGGCAACACTAAAGAATGTGTTATCCTTTTGATGTAACTGCAATTCGGTTTTGCACTGGGCTTAAACACAGTGCTATGTGGAAATTAGTTAGGGCAAAAACAACTTTACAtcattgttgttgctttttttatgGGAAGCTCACAGTTTGGTAAGATATGTCCTCATATTGCTGCTGTAAAAAGTAACAACCACCAATGATGTCTTATCAGgttgtattgatttattttgtaaataaagaaaatctacaGGTCAATTAAACTGCCCCATTATAACCTTTAGGCTGTGTAAGGTGAAAGTTGGAGctgtatttattattcatactgtgtgtgtgtatatatatatatatatatatatatatatatatatatataaataatataaaatcctgtgttaaaaacaaaaagaacactGGAAATATACTTTAACCtgctatattttgtattatagtAGTAACAGTAATATATAGTCAGTAGCCAACTAGGTGAaccggaaatgttgagtacaccaaagttttattgcagaagtgtgaagtatgggtcccctGTATACGgaaaatgacggatgctaatttgcatagTTGAGCAATTTGCTAATAATAgaattagcattattagcttaaTAGTCCAGTTTGACTAATatttgcactgtatggccaatttgTACAATAGTGAGTGGTTTTagggttttagaggatgcttatttcttttctggcattttgtaattataggttatttttatggtaaacacaatctACATTTCAGCATatgagtgtttttgtgaatgttgatgcattgtttttagggtttagttaagctgaatcccctcctgacacttttgaatATCCAATGCTTTGGATAAATGATGAATCTTTGTTTGGCTGAATGTTATGCATTTCTGGAGGAAAAGCAATGCAAGTATTTGAAATAACTTCTTTGATTTGCAAATGTACGATACATACTAATAGGGTAGctatttaagactttaagaaatcagtggtgtgaaaaagtgtttgcccccttcctcattcctgttcctttgcatgtttgtcacacttaagttttcggaacatcaaaccaatttaaacaataggcaaggacaacacaagtaaacacaaaatgcaattgtaatgaaggtgtttattataaggtgaaaaaaaatccaaccatcatggccctgtgtgaaaaagtgattgccccccttgttaaaacatacgttaactgtggttgtccacacctgaggtCAATTTCTCTAGcacaccaggcctgattattgccacacctgttcacaatcaaggcatcacttaaataggagctgcttgacacagtaaggtccaccagaagatccttaaaagctacacatcatgccgagacccaaagaaattcaggaacaattgagaaagaaagtaattgagatctatcagtctggaaagggttataaagccatttccaaagctttgggaatccagcgaaccacagtgagagccattatccacaaatggcgaagacatggaacagtggtgaaccttcccaggagtggccggccgcccaaaattaccccaagagcgcagcgacgactcatccaagaggtcacaaaagaccccacaacaacgtccaaagaactgcaggcctcacttgcctcagttaaggtcagcgttcatgcctccaccatcaggaaaagactgggcaaaaatggcctgcatggcagagttccaaggagaaaaccactgctgagcaaaaagaacatcaaagctcgtctcaatttctccacaacacatcttgatgatccccaagacttttgggacaacattctgtggaccgatgagacaaaagtggaactctttggaaggtgtgtgtccaagtatatctggcgtagaaggaacactgcatttcataaaaagaacatattaccaacagtaaaatatggtggtggtagtgtgatggtctggggctgttttgctgctagGACCTggagacttgccgtgataaaaggaac
This genomic stretch from Etheostoma spectabile isolate EspeVRDwgs_2016 chromosome 8, UIUC_Espe_1.0, whole genome shotgun sequence harbors:
- the tdg.2 gene encoding G/T mismatch-specific thymine DNA glycosylase isoform X3, with protein sequence MLMYSNKSTVKMEENQYTSLTVPTDYFQQWYQSSQQHPEAQYVMPYHNTGHYSEGPRDELVMAELSVHREPPVYQEPFYQNYNPPAQNHYQDLTYQPNVREQQQQQQHPAHLHHPQHQHTIQQQELSVQPQPQPAGQPQVVTPVKKKRGRPPKQQAEEGKTQEEENEIEAAKKAKRALNRFNGMSVAEVMAKTLPDVISYNLDILIIGINPGLLSAFKGRHYPNPGNHFWKCLFLSGLTDEQLNYMHDQSLPEKYSIGFTNMVERTTPGSKDLSSKEIREGGRQLLDKLQKYKPLIAAFNGKGIYEIFCKETFGVKAKNLDFGLQPYKIPETETVCYLMPSSSPRCAQFPRAQDKVHFYIKLKELRDQMKGLAPRPEVEETQYSFNLQLAKEDAKRMAIKEEQLDPEYESCSGLHGDAKQNSNSSY
- the tdg.2 gene encoding G/T mismatch-specific thymine DNA glycosylase isoform X5, whose protein sequence is MLMYSNKSTVKMEENQYTSLTVPTDYFQQWYQSSQQHPEAQYVMPYHNTGHYSEGPRDELVMAELSVHREPPVYQEPFYQNYNPPAQNHYQDLTYQPNVREQQQQQQHPAHLHHPQHQHTIQQQELSVQPQPQPAGQPQVVTPVKKKRGRPPKQQAEEGKTQEEENEIEAAKKAKRALNRFNGMSVAEVMAKTLPDVISYNLDILIIGINPGLLSAFKGRHYPNPGNHFWKCLFLSGLTDEQLNYMHDQSLPEKYSIGFTNMVERTTPGSKDLSSKEIREGGRQLLDKLQKYKPLIAAFNGKGIYEIFCKETFGVKAKNLDFGLQPYKIPETETVCYLMPSSSPRCAQFPRAQDKVHFYIKLKELRDQMKGLAPRPEVEETQYSFNLQLAKEDAKRMAIKEEQLDPEYESCSGLHGDAKQNSNSSY
- the tdg.2 gene encoding G/T mismatch-specific thymine DNA glycosylase isoform X6, with amino-acid sequence MLMYSNKSTVKMEENQYTSLTVPTDYFQQWYQSSQQHPEAQYVMPYHNTGHYSEGPRDELVMAELSVHREPPVYQEPFYQNYNPPAQNHYQDLTYQPNVREQQQQQQHPAHLHHPQHQHTIQQQELSVQPQPQPAGQPQVVTPVKKKRGRPPKQQAEEGKTQEEENEIEAAKKAKRALNRFNGMSVAEVMAKTLPDVISYNLDILIIGINPGLLSAFKGRHYPNPGNHFWKCLFLSGLTDEQLNYMHDQSLPEKYSIGFTNMVERTTPGSKDLSSKEIREGGRQLLDKLQKYKPLIAAFNGKGIYEIFCKETFGVKAKNLDFGLQPYKIPETETVCYLMPSSSPRCAQFPRAQDKVHFYIKLKELRDQMKGLAPRPEVEETQYSFNLQLAKEDAKRMAIKEEQLDPEYESCSGLHGDAKQNSNSSY
- the tdg.2 gene encoding G/T mismatch-specific thymine DNA glycosylase isoform X1 — translated: MLMYSNKSTVKMEENQYTSLTVPTDYFQQWYQSSQQHPEAQYVMPYHNTGHYSEGPRDELVMAELSVHREPPVYQEPFYQNYNPPAQNHYQDLTYQPNVREQQQQQQQQQQQQQQQQQQHPAHLHHPQHQHTIQQQELSVQPQPQPAGQPQVVTPVKKKRGRPPKQQAEEGKTQEEENEIEAAKKAKRALNRFNGMSVAEVMAKTLPDVISYNLDILIIGINPGLLSAFKGRHYPNPGNHFWKCLFLSGLTDEQLNYMHDQSLPEKYSIGFTNMVERTTPGSKDLSSKEIREGGRQLLDKLQKYKPLIAAFNGKGIYEIFCKETFGVKAKNLDFGLQPYKIPETETVCYLMPSSSPRCAQFPRAQDKVHFYIKLKELRDQMKGLAPRPEVEETQYSFNLQLAKEDAKRMAIKEEQLDPEYESCSGLHGDAKQNSNSSY
- the tdg.2 gene encoding G/T mismatch-specific thymine DNA glycosylase isoform X7 — encoded protein: MYDRYQSSQQHPEAQYVMPYHNTGHYSEGPRDELVMAELSVHREPPVYQEPFYQNYNPPAQNHYQDLTYQPNVREQQQQQQQQQQQQQQQQQQHPAHLHHPQHQHTIQQQELSVQPQPQPAGQPQVVTPVKKKRGRPPKQQAEEGKTQEEENEIEAAKKAKRALNRFNGMSVAEVMAKTLPDVISYNLDILIIGINPGLLSAFKGRHYPNPGNHFWKCLFLSGLTDEQLNYMHDQSLPEKYSIGFTNMVERTTPGSKDLSSKEIREGGRQLLDKLQKYKPLIAAFNGKGIYEIFCKETFGVKAKNLDFGLQPYKIPETETVCYLMPSSSPRCAQFPRAQDKVHFYIKLKELRDQMKGLAPRPEVEETQYSFNLQLAKEDAKRMAIKEEQLDPEYESCSGLHGDAKQNSNSSY
- the tdg.2 gene encoding G/T mismatch-specific thymine DNA glycosylase isoform X2; this encodes MLMYSNKSTVKMEENQYTSLTVPTDYFQQWYQSSQQHPEAQYVMPYHNTGHYSEGPRDELVMAELSVHREPPVYQEPFYQNYNPPAQNHYQDLTYQPNVREQQQQQQQQHPAHLHHPQHQHTIQQQELSVQPQPQPAGQPQVVTPVKKKRGRPPKQQAEEGKTQEEENEIEAAKKAKRALNRFNGMSVAEVMAKTLPDVISYNLDILIIGINPGLLSAFKGRHYPNPGNHFWKCLFLSGLTDEQLNYMHDQSLPEKYSIGFTNMVERTTPGSKDLSSKEIREGGRQLLDKLQKYKPLIAAFNGKGIYEIFCKETFGVKAKNLDFGLQPYKIPETETVCYLMPSSSPRCAQFPRAQDKVHFYIKLKELRDQMKGLAPRPEVEETQYSFNLQLAKEDAKRMAIKEEQLDPEYESCSGLHGDAKQNSNSSY
- the tdg.2 gene encoding G/T mismatch-specific thymine DNA glycosylase isoform X8, which produces MYQSSQQHPEAQYVMPYHNTGHYSEGPRDELVMAELSVHREPPVYQEPFYQNYNPPAQNHYQDLTYQPNVREQQQQQQQQQQQQQQQQQQHPAHLHHPQHQHTIQQQELSVQPQPQPAGQPQVVTPVKKKRGRPPKQQAEEGKTQEEENEIEAAKKAKRALNRFNGMSVAEVMAKTLPDVISYNLDILIIGINPGLLSAFKGRHYPNPGNHFWKCLFLSGLTDEQLNYMHDQSLPEKYSIGFTNMVERTTPGSKDLSSKEIREGGRQLLDKLQKYKPLIAAFNGKGIYEIFCKETFGVKAKNLDFGLQPYKIPETETVCYLMPSSSPRCAQFPRAQDKVHFYIKLKELRDQMKGLAPRPEVEETQYSFNLQLAKEDAKRMAIKEEQLDPEYESCSGLHGDAKQNSNSSY
- the tdg.2 gene encoding G/T mismatch-specific thymine DNA glycosylase isoform X4, which produces MLMYSNKSTVKMEENQYTSLTVPTDYFQQWYQSSQQHPEAQYVMPYHNTGHYSEGPRDELVMAELSVHREPPVYQEPFYQNYNPPAQNHYQDLTYQPNVREQQQQQQHPAHLHHPQHQHTIQQQELSVQPQPQPAGQPQVVTPVKKKRGRPPKQQAEEGKTQEEENEIEAAKKAKRALNRFNGMSVAEVMAKTLPDVISYNLDILIIGINPGLLSAFKGRHYPNPGNHFWKCLFLSGLTDEQLNYMHDQSLPEKYSIGFTNMVERTTPGSKDLSSKEIREGGRQLLDKLQKYKPLIAAFNGKGIYEIFCKETFGVKAKNLDFGLQPYKIPETETVCYLMPSSSPRCAQFPRAQDKVHFYIKLKELRDQMKGLAPRPEVEETQYSFNLQLAKEDAKRMAIKEEQLDPEYESCSGLHGDAKQNSNSSY